One part of the Paracoccus sp. MBLB3053 genome encodes these proteins:
- a CDS encoding Ppx/GppA family phosphatase, which produces MNGVVTTSGETVEPFGRSLFERLSERALSRVGVVDVGSNSIRMVVFDGAARSPAYFYNEKVMAGLGQGLATTGKLNPEGVTRGMMALKRFAALAEGMGIKPLTCVATAAVREAEDGPAFRKAVEKETGLKLWVIDGEEEARLSAQGVLLGWPDAKGLVCDIGGNSMELAELENGKVGRRITTPLGPFRLQQIKGGSSGLRDHIRTIMVDAVKKMGRDHEQIYLVGGSWRAIARLDMERASYPMTVLHEYRMSSDDVLKTVKWIGDQNLNEMRNKLGISSSRMELVPLASLVLRELVQCFEPKSLAVSSYGIREGLLYEQMPGNLRSRDPLIEAARFSERQMARMPGFGKRLHQFLGPIFKDADPARERLIRAACLLHDTTWRTHPDYRADACFDNVTRANMAALSHPERIFLGLALLHRYRNSRANSPMAALFSLLSEDEIRDAEVLGKAMRFGAMFSVKDPAEAGTLKYNPSDKVLELRLTKVGRALMGEVAEARFRSLANSLGAQPVVRGN; this is translated from the coding sequence ATGAACGGTGTCGTGACCACCAGCGGGGAAACCGTGGAACCCTTTGGACGGTCGTTGTTCGAGAGGCTCTCTGAAAGGGCGCTCAGCCGGGTAGGCGTGGTCGACGTCGGGTCGAACTCAATCCGGATGGTGGTCTTTGACGGAGCCGCGCGTTCTCCGGCCTATTTCTACAACGAGAAGGTCATGGCCGGATTGGGGCAGGGCCTTGCCACGACCGGGAAGCTCAACCCCGAAGGGGTTACCCGCGGCATGATGGCGCTGAAGCGCTTCGCCGCTCTGGCCGAAGGCATGGGGATCAAGCCGCTGACCTGCGTTGCCACCGCCGCCGTGCGCGAGGCCGAGGACGGGCCCGCATTCCGCAAGGCCGTCGAGAAGGAAACCGGTCTCAAGCTCTGGGTGATTGACGGCGAGGAAGAGGCCCGGCTTTCTGCGCAGGGCGTGCTGCTTGGCTGGCCCGACGCCAAGGGGCTTGTCTGTGACATCGGCGGAAACTCGATGGAACTCGCCGAACTTGAAAACGGCAAGGTTGGCCGCCGGATCACTACGCCGCTTGGGCCTTTCCGGCTGCAGCAGATCAAGGGCGGTTCGTCCGGCCTGCGCGATCATATCCGCACGATCATGGTTGACGCGGTCAAGAAGATGGGTCGCGACCACGAGCAGATCTACCTGGTGGGGGGCTCCTGGCGGGCGATCGCACGGCTCGACATGGAACGGGCCAGCTATCCGATGACCGTCTTGCACGAATATCGCATGTCGTCCGATGATGTGCTGAAGACGGTCAAATGGATCGGCGATCAAAACCTGAACGAGATGCGCAACAAGCTTGGGATCTCGTCCAGCCGAATGGAGCTTGTCCCGCTTGCCAGTCTTGTCCTTCGTGAACTGGTCCAATGCTTCGAGCCGAAATCGCTTGCCGTTTCCTCCTATGGGATTCGCGAAGGGCTGCTTTACGAACAGATGCCGGGGAACCTGCGGTCGCGCGATCCGCTGATCGAGGCCGCGCGGTTCTCGGAACGGCAAATGGCGCGGATGCCTGGGTTCGGCAAGCGGCTTCACCAGTTCCTTGGCCCGATCTTCAAGGATGCAGACCCAGCGCGCGAACGCCTGATCCGAGCGGCATGCCTTCTTCATGACACGACCTGGCGCACCCATCCCGATTACCGGGCGGATGCCTGCTTCGACAATGTGACCCGCGCGAACATGGCCGCGCTGTCGCACCCGGAACGAATCTTTCTGGGTCTGGCCTTGCTGCATCGCTACCGCAACAGCCGCGCGAACTCGCCCATGGCTGCCCTGTTCAGCCTGCTCAGCGAGGACGAGATCCGCGATGCCGAGGTGCTTGGCAAGGCGATGCGGTTCGGCGCGATGTTCTCGGTCAAGGACCCGGCCGAAGCCGGAACGCTGAAATACAACCCTTCGGACAAGGTGCTCGAATTGCGGCTCACCAAGGTCGGCCGGGCGCTCATGGGCGAGGTCGCCGAAGCCCGCTTCCGGTCGCTGGCGAACTCGCTGGGGGCCCAGCCGGTTGTCCGCGGCAATTAA
- a CDS encoding RNA degradosome polyphosphate kinase encodes MTQADFLRNPFPVPRELPDGVPEGPARFFNREISWLSFNWRVLDEARNPRVPLLERLRFLSISATNLDEFYTVRVAGLRELVREGNSAISDDGKSAAEQLTLVNADARRLMGAQQAVWNGLRREMELADISILSRSRVTRAEEEFLHRYFTDQVFPVLSPLAIDPAHPFPFIPNLGFSLAVELARETDGRQMQALLPIPQQIARFIPLPGGKRFLRLEELLLMHLPSLFPGYRDIGHCAFRVLRDSDLEVEEEAEDLVREFETALKRRRRGSVIRLKITAGAPDRIRRLIMQELHVAPEEVVEVEGLLGMADLRELVLDNRRDLQWPGFTPRVPERVQDHDGDMFAAIRQKDMLLHHPYETFDMVVRFLNQAAADPNVVAIKQTLYRTSRDSPIVDALCEAAEAGKSVTALVELKARFDEAANIRQSRHLERSGAHVVYGFMQYKTHAKISAVVRREGDQLVTYTHFGTGNYHPITARIYTDLSLFTCDAALGRDASRVFNYLSGYVQPEGLENLAISPLDLKETLIELIGREAEYARRGRPAEIWAKMNSIIEKDVIEALYEASQAGVRINLVIRGICGLRPGIKGLSDNIRVKSIVGRFLEHSRIVCFGNGHGLPSKRARVFISSADWMGRNLSRRVEALVECQNETVKAQITSQVMAANMADEAQSWLLQPDGRYLRYLPAGREDLFNCHKFFMENPSLSGRGTKGAKDVPALTHSVD; translated from the coding sequence ATGACACAGGCCGATTTCCTGCGTAACCCGTTTCCTGTTCCGCGCGAGCTTCCCGATGGGGTCCCCGAAGGCCCCGCGCGATTCTTCAACCGGGAAATCAGTTGGCTCAGCTTCAACTGGCGCGTGCTGGACGAGGCGCGCAATCCGCGCGTGCCGCTGTTGGAACGTCTGCGGTTTCTCTCGATCTCGGCGACGAACCTTGACGAATTCTACACTGTGCGTGTGGCGGGCCTGCGCGAGCTTGTGCGTGAGGGGAATTCGGCGATCTCGGATGATGGGAAAAGTGCGGCCGAACAACTCACGCTTGTCAACGCGGATGCGCGGCGCCTGATGGGCGCGCAGCAGGCGGTCTGGAACGGGCTGCGGCGCGAGATGGAACTGGCGGATATCTCGATCCTCTCGCGGTCTCGCGTGACCCGCGCCGAGGAAGAATTCCTGCATCGCTACTTTACCGATCAGGTCTTCCCCGTTCTTTCGCCCCTGGCAATCGACCCGGCGCATCCGTTTCCCTTCATCCCGAACCTTGGTTTTTCGCTGGCCGTCGAGCTCGCACGCGAAACCGACGGGAGGCAGATGCAGGCGCTTCTGCCCATCCCGCAGCAGATCGCGCGCTTCATCCCCCTGCCGGGGGGCAAGCGTTTCCTGCGGCTAGAAGAACTGCTGCTGATGCATCTTCCCAGCCTTTTCCCCGGATATCGCGATATCGGCCATTGCGCCTTTCGCGTGCTGCGCGACAGCGATCTGGAGGTCGAGGAAGAGGCTGAAGACCTGGTGCGCGAGTTCGAGACGGCCCTGAAGCGGCGCCGTCGTGGCTCGGTCATCCGGCTCAAGATCACGGCCGGGGCACCGGACCGTATCCGTCGCCTGATCATGCAGGAACTTCATGTCGCCCCGGAAGAGGTGGTCGAGGTCGAGGGACTTCTGGGCATGGCAGACCTGCGGGAACTGGTGCTCGACAATCGGCGCGATCTGCAATGGCCCGGCTTCACACCCCGTGTGCCCGAACGGGTTCAGGATCACGATGGCGACATGTTCGCGGCGATCCGGCAAAAGGACATGCTGCTGCATCACCCCTACGAGACATTCGACATGGTGGTGCGCTTCCTGAATCAGGCGGCCGCCGATCCGAACGTCGTCGCGATCAAGCAGACGCTTTACCGAACTTCGCGCGACAGCCCGATCGTCGATGCGCTTTGCGAAGCGGCCGAGGCCGGGAAATCCGTCACGGCGCTCGTCGAGCTCAAGGCGCGCTTCGATGAGGCGGCCAATATCCGGCAGTCACGGCACCTGGAACGTTCGGGCGCGCATGTCGTTTACGGGTTCATGCAGTACAAGACCCATGCCAAGATCAGTGCTGTCGTTCGGCGCGAGGGTGACCAACTGGTGACCTATACCCATTTCGGCACGGGCAACTACCACCCGATCACCGCGCGCATCTACACCGATCTTTCTCTGTTTACCTGCGATGCGGCGCTTGGACGCGATGCATCCAGGGTCTTCAACTACCTTTCGGGCTACGTCCAGCCCGAGGGGCTGGAAAACCTTGCGATCTCGCCGCTTGACCTCAAGGAAACGCTGATCGAGCTGATCGGCCGCGAGGCGGAATATGCGCGCCGCGGGCGCCCGGCCGAGATCTGGGCCAAGATGAACAGCATTATCGAAAAGGATGTGATCGAGGCGCTTTACGAAGCAAGTCAGGCCGGGGTCCGCATCAACCTTGTCATTCGCGGAATCTGCGGCTTGCGTCCGGGGATCAAGGGGCTTTCCGACAATATCCGGGTCAAGTCGATCGTCGGGCGGTTCTTGGAACATTCCCGCATCGTCTGCTTCGGCAATGGCCACGGCCTTCCGTCGAAACGGGCGCGGGTCTTCATCAGCTCGGCAGACTGGATGGGCCGCAACCTCAGCCGTCGTGTCGAGGCTCTGGTCGAATGTCAGAATGAAACGGTCAAGGCCCAGATCACCAGTCAGGTCATGGCCGCGAACATGGCCGACGAGGCGCAAAGCTGGCTGCTGCAGCCGGACGGGCGCTATCTTCGCTATTTGCCTGCCGGTCGCGAAGATCTGTTCAATTGTCACAAATTCTTCATGGAAAACCCGTCTCTTTCCGGCCGCGGAACCAAGGGGGCCAAGGACGTTCCTGCGCTCACCCATTCGGTGGATTGA
- a CDS encoding P-loop NTPase family protein, with protein sequence MQSQLALDLTIPPALSRDDFLTTTANRDALAMLDEPNRWPGGRLLLIGGAGAGKSHLARFWAEENGAPIIRASAISPTGIDALLDPAGALVVENAHQIAGISEAEDALFHLWNLAGARQALLLITARMPPRDWGIRLPDLLSRLESAAQAVLGPPDDALLPAVLVKLFADRQIQVAPDVVDWLAARMERDLGLARHLVAAIDRKSLADRRPVTRRLAAELLDKLSPPDHPHILSSTS encoded by the coding sequence TTGCAAAGCCAGTTGGCCCTGGATCTGACCATTCCCCCTGCCTTGTCGCGGGACGATTTCCTGACGACGACGGCAAATCGCGATGCGCTGGCCATGCTCGACGAACCGAACCGCTGGCCGGGTGGCCGGCTTTTGCTGATCGGGGGAGCAGGGGCGGGAAAATCGCACCTGGCGCGATTCTGGGCCGAAGAAAACGGCGCCCCGATCATCCGGGCTTCTGCCATCTCGCCCACGGGCATCGACGCGCTGCTCGACCCGGCCGGGGCCTTGGTCGTCGAGAATGCGCATCAGATCGCCGGTATCTCCGAGGCGGAGGATGCGCTTTTTCACCTGTGGAACCTTGCCGGAGCGCGACAGGCGCTGTTGCTCATCACCGCGCGCATGCCGCCGAGGGATTGGGGGATTCGTCTTCCGGACCTGCTGTCGCGACTGGAATCGGCCGCGCAAGCCGTTCTTGGTCCGCCTGACGACGCGCTTTTACCCGCCGTGCTCGTCAAGCTCTTTGCCGATCGCCAGATCCAGGTCGCGCCGGATGTCGTCGACTGGCTGGCCGCGCGGATGGAACGCGACCTGGGTCTTGCGCGCCACCTTGTGGCGGCAATCGACCGCAAGTCGCTCGCCGACCGTCGCCCGGTCACCCGTCGACTGGCGGCCGAACTGCTGGACAAGCTGTCGCCGCCCGATCACCCTCATATCCTATCCTCGACCAGCTGA
- a CDS encoding AI-2E family transporter → MRLSAQKQVWYWSAAAIAMLVVLWTLGNAILPFILGAGIAYLLDPVADRLERLGLTRTLAVVVITLVVILVVVLAFLVVVPVLVRQTNALINTAPEMAERLQQFLMARFPQIFTEGSTVNNALTDAAKNISAKGGQLVSTVLGSVMGVVSMLALIVIVPVVAFYLLLDWDKMVARLDELLPREHAPTIRCLAGEIDDALSGFVRGQGVVILILGTFYSLGLGLVGLPFGVAIGVLAASLSFIPYVGVVIGGATAIGVALFSFWGDPIWIAAVIAIFVVGQMVEGNYLQPKIVGGSVGLHPVWLMLALTVFGTLFGFVGLLVAVPMAAALGVLVRYAVSRYKESALYTGREVPLPPDPPTLIEIVPPGTVEHARRLAQYSHDRRVAELQLQEERSKLLKEHQKQALADDAAPSPQPEGPPSPAELHREARLRDDGVKKEG, encoded by the coding sequence ATGAGGCTGTCGGCTCAGAAACAAGTCTGGTACTGGAGCGCCGCGGCCATCGCGATGCTCGTCGTCCTTTGGACGCTCGGCAATGCAATACTTCCCTTCATCCTTGGCGCGGGTATCGCCTATCTGCTTGATCCCGTGGCCGACCGGCTGGAGCGGCTGGGGCTGACACGCACGTTGGCGGTGGTCGTGATCACGCTGGTCGTGATCCTCGTGGTGGTATTGGCCTTTCTCGTCGTGGTGCCGGTGCTGGTCAGGCAGACCAATGCGCTGATCAACACTGCGCCAGAGATGGCCGAGCGGCTGCAGCAGTTCCTCATGGCACGTTTTCCGCAGATTTTCACCGAAGGGAGCACGGTCAACAATGCGCTGACCGACGCGGCCAAGAACATCAGCGCGAAGGGCGGCCAGCTTGTCAGCACGGTGCTGGGCTCGGTGATGGGGGTCGTCAGCATGCTGGCCCTCATCGTCATCGTGCCGGTCGTGGCGTTCTACCTGCTGCTCGACTGGGACAAGATGGTGGCGCGACTGGACGAACTTCTGCCCCGAGAGCACGCGCCGACGATCCGCTGCCTGGCCGGGGAAATCGATGATGCGCTTTCCGGCTTCGTGCGCGGGCAGGGCGTTGTCATCCTGATTCTGGGCACGTTCTATTCGCTGGGGCTGGGATTGGTCGGCTTGCCTTTCGGTGTTGCCATCGGCGTGCTGGCCGCCTCGCTTTCCTTTATCCCCTATGTCGGTGTCGTGATCGGCGGTGCGACGGCAATCGGGGTTGCGCTGTTCAGCTTCTGGGGTGATCCGATCTGGATTGCCGCGGTGATCGCGATTTTCGTCGTCGGCCAGATGGTCGAAGGAAACTACCTTCAGCCGAAAATCGTCGGTGGCAGCGTCGGGTTGCATCCGGTCTGGCTGATGCTCGCATTGACGGTGTTCGGGACGCTCTTTGGCTTTGTCGGGCTTCTCGTGGCCGTCCCCATGGCTGCGGCGCTGGGTGTGCTCGTGCGCTATGCGGTCAGTCGCTACAAGGAAAGCGCGCTTTACACAGGGCGCGAGGTTCCGCTGCCTCCCGATCCCCCGACGCTGATCGAGATCGTCCCGCCCGGGACGGTGGAACATGCGCGGCGCCTTGCGCAATATTCCCATGACCGCAGGGTGGCAGAGTTGCAGCTTCAGGAAGAACGGTCCAAACTGCTGAAGGAACATCAGAAACAGGCCCTTGCTGATGACGCAGCCCCGTCGCCTCAGCCCGAGGGGCCACCTTCGCCAGCCGAACTGCACCGTGAAGCGAGACTGCGGGACGATGGTGTCAAGAAGGAAGGGTGA
- the proS gene encoding proline--tRNA ligase produces MRLSRYFMPVLKEDPKEAQIVSHRLMLRAGMIKQQAAGIYSWLPMGYKVLNRIQQIVHEEQQRAGHIPLLMPTLQSADLWRESGRYDDYGDEMLRIKDRHKRDLLYGPTNEEMITDIFRSHVSSYKELPLTLYHIQWKFRDEMRPRFGVMRGREFLMKDGYNFDLTRENALHAYNRHLVSYLRTYERMGLQAIPMRADGGPIGGDYTHEFLVLAETGESEVFYDSQITDLKFGDREIDYDSVEQCQAVLEEFTSRYARTDETHDEAIFAEVPEERRRSARGIEVGQIFYFGTKYSEAMGATVVSPDGSRVPVEMGSHGIGVSRLLGAIIEASHDDKGIIWPEGVTPFHVGIVNLKQGDVSTDSACEALYRELRSQGLDPLYDDRDERAGAKFATMDLIGLPWRITVGPRGLANNKVELTSRRSGESIEVSPQEAVVRLKEIYRPVFEAAY; encoded by the coding sequence ATGCGTCTGTCGCGCTATTTCATGCCCGTACTCAAGGAAGATCCCAAAGAGGCCCAGATCGTCAGCCACCGGCTGATGCTGCGCGCCGGCATGATCAAACAGCAGGCAGCCGGCATCTATTCCTGGCTTCCGATGGGCTACAAGGTGCTGAACCGCATCCAGCAGATCGTGCATGAAGAGCAGCAGCGCGCGGGCCACATCCCCCTGCTGATGCCGACGCTGCAATCGGCCGACCTGTGGCGCGAAAGCGGCCGCTACGACGATTACGGCGACGAGATGCTGCGCATCAAGGATCGTCACAAGCGCGACCTGCTCTACGGCCCCACCAACGAAGAGATGATCACCGACATCTTCCGCAGCCATGTCAGCAGCTACAAGGAGCTGCCGCTGACCCTTTACCACATCCAGTGGAAGTTCCGCGACGAGATGCGCCCGCGCTTCGGCGTGATGCGTGGCCGCGAATTCCTGATGAAGGACGGCTACAATTTCGACCTGACCCGGGAAAATGCGCTGCATGCCTATAACCGCCACCTGGTGAGCTACCTGCGCACCTATGAGCGCATGGGCCTGCAGGCGATCCCGATGCGCGCCGATGGCGGCCCGATCGGCGGCGATTACACCCACGAATTCCTGGTCCTCGCCGAGACCGGCGAATCCGAAGTCTTCTATGACAGCCAGATCACCGACCTGAAATTCGGCGATCGCGAGATCGACTATGACAGCGTCGAGCAGTGCCAGGCCGTGCTGGAAGAATTCACCAGCCGCTATGCCCGCACCGACGAGACCCATGACGAGGCGATCTTCGCCGAGGTCCCCGAGGAACGCCGCCGCTCGGCCCGCGGCATCGAGGTCGGCCAGATCTTCTATTTCGGCACGAAATACTCGGAAGCCATGGGCGCCACCGTCGTCAGCCCCGATGGCAGCCGCGTCCCGGTCGAAATGGGCAGCCACGGCATCGGCGTCTCCCGCCTGCTCGGTGCGATCATCGAGGCCAGCCATGACGACAAGGGCATCATCTGGCCCGAAGGCGTGACCCCTTTCCATGTCGGCATCGTCAATCTGAAACAGGGCGATGTCTCTACCGACAGCGCCTGCGAGGCGCTCTATCGCGAACTCAGGTCGCAAGGGCTCGATCCGCTTTACGATGATCGCGATGAGCGTGCGGGCGCGAAATTTGCCACGATGGATCTGATCGGCCTGCCTTGGCGCATCACTGTCGGGCCGCGCGGCTTGGCGAACAACAAGGTCGAACTTACCTCGCGCCGCAGCGGAGAATCGATCGAAGTGTCGCCCCAAGAAGCGGTCGTCCGGCTCAAGGAAATCTATCGGCCGGTCTTCGAAGCGGCTTACTGA
- a CDS encoding SGNH/GDSL hydrolase family protein: MEKWGKRLALGSAAMVIAILTTVWLWPEPARPHVPVEQISILRGENDFWLAADLRPPQDGLNAVSMQVTGRASTGPRGALLQEWPGFHAEARFHGTSVTVRFQDSENRWRITLDDGRSGGIEISRPGVSDLRIQGLPEADHWIRVEKISESSMPASFGGILIAEDAAALPPPAPMPRLIEFIGDSDTVGFGNAAQTRNCTEEEIFAATDTSKSFGPQVARRLGADYRIIARSGIGLLRNYGGAAPNSTMTSRYGLALPSNPSATWLSDRVADIIVVGLGSNDFGSDFAPGEVWQDQDRLSTDFEPILISFLRDRLRENPGALMVLLAFGEYGTPLVRPYEAAEKALHEDGANVVLVTLPDLDRSACLWHPSAEDHQAIADRIVSAIQERDG, from the coding sequence ATGGAAAAATGGGGCAAGAGGCTGGCGCTCGGGTCGGCCGCGATGGTGATTGCGATCCTGACGACGGTCTGGCTTTGGCCAGAGCCCGCGCGACCGCATGTGCCCGTCGAGCAGATCAGTATTCTTCGCGGAGAAAATGATTTCTGGCTGGCCGCCGATCTGCGCCCCCCGCAGGATGGGCTGAACGCAGTGTCGATGCAAGTCACCGGCCGGGCATCGACCGGTCCGCGGGGCGCCCTCCTTCAGGAATGGCCCGGTTTCCATGCCGAGGCGAGATTTCACGGGACATCCGTAACGGTCCGGTTCCAGGACAGCGAAAACCGCTGGCGCATAACCTTGGATGACGGACGCTCTGGCGGGATCGAAATCTCTCGCCCGGGTGTCAGCGATCTGCGCATTCAGGGGCTTCCAGAGGCTGATCACTGGATACGGGTCGAAAAAATCAGCGAATCCTCGATGCCGGCAAGCTTTGGCGGCATACTTATCGCAGAAGACGCGGCAGCACTGCCACCTCCGGCACCCATGCCCCGGCTCATCGAATTCATCGGCGATTCCGACACGGTCGGGTTCGGCAATGCGGCCCAGACCCGAAATTGTACCGAGGAGGAAATCTTCGCCGCGACCGATACCAGCAAGAGCTTTGGCCCTCAGGTCGCCAGGAGACTTGGCGCAGATTATCGCATCATCGCGCGATCGGGAATCGGGCTGCTCAGAAACTACGGCGGGGCCGCGCCCAATTCGACGATGACATCTCGCTATGGCCTTGCCCTTCCAAGCAACCCTTCCGCCACGTGGCTCTCTGATCGGGTCGCGGACATCATCGTCGTCGGACTCGGTTCCAACGATTTCGGCTCGGATTTCGCCCCTGGCGAAGTCTGGCAGGACCAAGACAGACTCAGCACCGATTTTGAGCCCATTCTCATCTCGTTCTTGCGCGACCGTCTGCGTGAGAACCCGGGGGCGTTGATGGTTCTGCTGGCCTTTGGCGAATACGGCACGCCCCTTGTCCGACCCTATGAGGCCGCCGAAAAAGCCTTGCATGAGGATGGCGCGAATGTCGTGCTGGTGACCCTGCCCGATCTCGACCGGTCGGCATGCCTGTGGCACCCGTCGGCAGAGGACCATCAAGCGATCGCTGACCGCATCGTGAGCGCTATCCAAGAGAGGGACGGATAG
- a CDS encoding glycosyltransferase family 61 protein, translated as MSLRPLTYRVRNLLGRGNGDLAAAADDIWTIAPEETREVHPVIILPGQADRITRAEFSTLPWLIKSLAGDPEEKVGPTLGYRLSDVDIVDGVLYSRGMTLHLRQRKRRLGVSRIDDLGSGVLYETWIGNRWFGNWLTDDCLTYRLAEALGTVMTTMPERGGHVPRYEELLAMKPQRITDAHLDEAILFDDHPNNSNRIARAQDMRRRLMGNPPMGGDDLVFLVRGRTGDQRIMENEMQIAEQLEKSHGFRVMSPEQHSVDELMSACGAARVVAGIEGSQLNHGVVAMPPGGTLLTIQPPDRATTAMKLLTDRWQQRFAMVVGYGTAESFMVEPQDVLRTFDKVMQLKKSDPYEQAG; from the coding sequence ATGTCCTTACGCCCGCTGACCTATCGCGTTCGAAACCTATTGGGACGAGGAAATGGCGATCTAGCCGCGGCTGCCGATGACATCTGGACCATTGCGCCGGAAGAAACGCGTGAAGTACATCCGGTCATTATCCTTCCAGGTCAGGCAGACCGCATCACCCGCGCCGAGTTTTCGACCTTGCCATGGCTCATCAAGTCGCTGGCCGGGGACCCCGAGGAAAAGGTCGGCCCGACGCTGGGCTACCGGCTGTCTGATGTCGATATCGTTGACGGCGTTCTTTATTCGCGTGGCATGACCCTGCATCTGCGCCAAAGAAAGCGCCGCCTTGGGGTATCGCGTATCGACGACCTGGGATCAGGTGTCCTTTACGAAACCTGGATTGGGAACCGCTGGTTCGGGAACTGGCTGACCGACGACTGCCTGACATACAGGCTCGCCGAAGCGTTGGGAACCGTCATGACGACCATGCCCGAACGGGGTGGCCATGTGCCTCGCTACGAAGAACTTCTGGCGATGAAACCGCAGCGCATCACGGATGCCCATCTCGACGAAGCGATTCTGTTCGACGATCACCCCAATAACAGCAATCGCATTGCCCGGGCGCAGGACATGCGCAGAAGGTTGATGGGAAATCCCCCCATGGGTGGTGACGATCTGGTCTTTCTGGTCCGGGGTCGAACCGGCGATCAAAGGATCATGGAAAATGAAATGCAGATCGCGGAGCAGCTTGAAAAATCTCATGGTTTCCGTGTGATGTCGCCTGAACAGCACAGTGTGGACGAACTTATGTCAGCCTGCGGCGCGGCACGGGTCGTGGCCGGGATCGAGGGCAGCCAGCTCAATCACGGGGTCGTTGCTATGCCCCCCGGCGGCACGCTACTGACCATCCAACCGCCCGATCGCGCGACCACGGCGATGAAGCTGCTGACGGATCGGTGGCAGCAGCGTTTCGCCATGGTTGTCGGATATGGCACGGCCGAAAGCTTCATGGTCGAGCCGCAGGATGTCCTTCGGACATTCGACAAGGTCATGCAGCTAAAAAAATCGGACCCGTACGAACAGGCAGGTTGA
- a CDS encoding serine acetyltransferase has protein sequence MKLFEEIRGDYDRHGKRILDAAFVSLAIYRYGRWAAGIENSAGRWIANKFYGFLCIFVLNVTKVWIPPQVQLGEDFHIIHAEGSLSIHPDVVIGKRCGVMHNVTIGTNMRGRAPIIGDDVFIGVNSTVLGPIKIGDRVRIGANTAVSTNVPSDSVVIGSPAKIYPSLPIFAQKRKPSHDE, from the coding sequence ATGAAGCTGTTTGAGGAAATCAGGGGCGACTACGACCGACATGGCAAGAGGATCCTGGACGCGGCCTTCGTCTCTCTGGCGATCTATCGATATGGTCGATGGGCGGCTGGCATAGAGAACTCGGCCGGCCGCTGGATCGCGAACAAGTTTTATGGCTTTCTCTGCATCTTCGTGCTGAACGTCACCAAGGTCTGGATCCCGCCGCAAGTGCAACTGGGCGAAGATTTTCACATCATTCATGCCGAAGGATCGCTGTCGATCCACCCTGATGTCGTGATCGGAAAGCGGTGTGGTGTCATGCACAACGTCACGATCGGAACGAATATGCGCGGGCGCGCGCCCATCATCGGAGACGATGTGTTCATCGGGGTAAACTCGACAGTGCTCGGGCCGATCAAGATCGGCGACCGCGTTCGGATCGGCGCCAATACGGCCGTTTCGACCAATGTCCCCTCGGATTCCGTGGTGATCGGATCTCCCGCCAAGATCTATCCAAGCCTGCCGATCTTTGCCCAGAAAAGAAAGCCTTCCCATGACGAGTGA